CTTTGCTGTCCCAAGTCTGCTTTCGAGTACCGCGCGGCAACAGGTCGATTTTTATGCAGCATTTGTATTGCCCGTGGGTCAAAACCTCGCATTGAGGTATCGTTATCCCTAACTTGTGACGATGGAGTCGAAAGATCCTTCCATGCCTGCACGTCAGTCGCTTTGACTATTATTGCAAAAATAATAAAGATCAAAGAGACTAAACTTGGAATCGCTTTCTTAGTCCACATGGTATTTCTCCAATATTTTCAGATTAGACTATGTTGTCAAGTCGTGGATGACTTTATTTCGGAATTAAAGGATACTGTTTTAAAAGATTTGGACAAGCGGATTATTCAAAAATTTCTAAAACCTGAAAAAAGACCGCGCTACTCAGGCCAAAAACGCTGGGAGTAAGAACTGAATTAAGATTAATTATTATTATTTTATTAATTTAATTTTATTTTGTCAACAACAAACTGCAGGGAAGATGCTGCAGAGCTCCATCCAAATCCTGAAAGAACAGCCGATTCCAAAGGCTGAAACGGTTGGTCGGACCGTGCATCACCAGCAAATCGGCACCCAAATCACGGGTAAAGGCAAGCGTTAAGGTCCGCTCCGGATCGTGCAGACAACGGTGTTGGTAGCCCTGATACGGCAAATGGAGCGAGGAAAGATACTCTGCCAGCTTGAGATCCTGTTCACGGTAGATGTTACGGATCTGCTCGGCGGTAAGATTGTTGTCTTTTTGCAATGTTTCAGAAGTAAAGGAATGCGTAAAGTAAAGATGCCGGCTCTGCTCGGCGGCGGCTAAAATTCCCGCTGCGATCGGAGCTTTTTCCGCCCCTTTTTGATATTCGACTGCGCAATGAATTCTCTGAAAAGTATGTCCGTTCACAGTGGGTTCGGTCAGCAGAAAAACAGAGCAGGGCGCT
This DNA window, taken from candidate division KSB1 bacterium, encodes the following:
- a CDS encoding universal stress protein, whose protein sequence is MKVEESEGSPAAHSLSRYDEPIFRKAVVAAAFSPRLTAVLNEAHRILSAFGAEAILVHVGDAGRESEEKLRKIAASTKIWELQPSIVLREGSPGDELPAAADKLGADLIIAGALAKEGLFKYYLGSVARKLAREAPCSVFLLTEPTVNGHTFQRIHCAVEYQKGAEKAPIAAGILAAAEQSRHLYFTHSFTSETLQKDNNLTAEQIRNIYREQDLKLAEYLSSLHLPYQGYQHRCLHDPERTLTLAFTRDLGADLLVMHGPTNRFSLWNRLFFQDLDGALQHLPCSLLLTK